The sequence TTGACATGACAGACAGATATGTAATAACATCTAATGTAGAAATTGGAAACACTTGCAAACCTTCAACATTAGTCCTTTCCATATTGGACCCATGTGCTTCCGTTGTAGTTTTGATGGTGACACGGGTTGCTTCTTTTTTGAAATAAACTTCGTTTTACATTTACTACATTTGCCATGGCTGATGTGGCATTTCTGCCCACATGACGTACAAGTTTTTTGCATTCCCCTTCCTAATATTGCACACATATGattatttgtatacaaatactgtatacacatatgtacatctACATAATTTTATTGCTTGTGACTACATTTGAGGTAATCCTACTCCACTGTCAAGGTTTCACTAACTGGCCATGGGTTGCTCTAATAGACTACCTGGGACAGTTTTCCTTACCCTACTGTAAATGTTAACCATGTGACATGTATGTTACCAGGAACCTACTGTAAGGTATGTACATGCTGTTATGTTCTACCCAATACACAGTCCTAAACATGAAGAAGCTAACAATCTGCTTACTTCAACTGGTGGAGATGTGGTTAAAAACTACAGCTGAATTTTAGCACAAAGCCATAGATGTACTACTACAAGTCAACATTTTACTCTGGCAAGAAAAGAAATAAGATACAActtaaaggtaagtccatggtgtgtgcattatatgtactgtggtatgccaaaatgtACCCATCAGGctatataaaataattttaacagTGAAATAACATAATCTCatctgttattgagttacaatgGCTAAAGGCATTAATTAATTGAGTAGAAATTTccacaaaataaaaaaatacaaTTTAATAGCAACTGCAATTTGAAGATACTTTTTAATTCTACCTATAGagtaactaatactgccaaggtaccacaATGGTATTGCAATACTGATTTTTGGTTGTATGATTCAACTATAGTGGATACCATAATGCACGATAAATTCCATGCAGTTATGGTATACTATCCACAATAAAAGgaatagacaaactataaacaaaattaagaTACTAAATTTTCAACCTAACAATTCACTGACCTTGACGTTGTCACACAAGTAGCAGTGATCATCCCAACAGTAAAACTGTAGCAATAGGTAAAGAACTTCACACGATATTAGTAAGACCACAGCCTGTGGGTCTCAATTGAATAACAAAGAATGCTACTTGAGATTACCATATAGGATGGTTGCATGTGGTCTAAATAAGTCAGActtcaaaacacagggttctatggaatttagaaaccctcaggctcTGTAGTATCACATTCTCTTCATTTGGGTGCCACCCCACAACACAGGCATTTCAGGTTACAGTGAATTGTttcttataattatacaaacataatCACAGTCTTAAATGGATCTTAACTGGCTACGATTACGCATTACGACGACACCCATTACCTACCTAGGTTTGCCCCCCATGCTGGGTAAGGGATTGCTCGTTACTGCATGCCCACGGCCTCCCCAACGGCTCACGTGACCTCAGTAGGCTTGGGTGAGACACGTGGGCGTCAGTGCCCACTGTACCCAACACCAGTCACAGTGTATTGCCTAAGCACAATACACTGGAATTCAGACATACCCCTGGGAGAGGAGAGGTGGGAGAAAACTAGTTCGCACTTCTGCTCGTGTATGCTTATTGTTCCGTGCACGTGATGCCGGATAGCCTGCCGCCATTTCCGTCCTCTATCTCCGTGACACTTTAAAGAACCGGGCTACGATCGGCCAGTTAACCTGGGTTAAACTGCGTCTAACCCTCATTGAATGGGCTAATACCTGTTATGTAGCATAGATGGTATTATGTTACTTATTCTGCTAGCTTTACCAGTATATCAGCTATGTCTATAAACTACATGTATCCTCATGTCTAACAGTCAGGGCAACTGATAGTTGTGTGTGAATTAATTGTAGCTGCTAAAATTAGAATTTCAGAATACACAAAGCAACATGGTCAAGACAGTTTACTGTTAGTTTGAGTCAAGTCCATGTTCAAGTACACCTTACTGCTGACATCAAGAACTCTATACCATTGTACACATTAAGGTATTTTGTTGGTGCTTTGTGGAGACCACATGTGGTCAGCATgtgtcagtcagtagaaaattccattaaataattttaaaaaaaaattccatagcaagtagttgaaagcattttgggtcaatctgaaggcttgttcgGGCTttgttttgcctaaccaatactgcctcatcgtcgtctgggaaaagttaggctggtttttgggtgatgcttttCATGGgctacgcctactcctttgtggcccCTACTATAATATACACACAATACCACAAATATACACAAGGTTGCacaatgtatgtactgtgtagtTTGTTGTCACTTAAAACAGTGTAGCATAAAATACATAATACAAAAGTTTcagcaaaataattatatttccGATATTTACCAAACCATCAAACAGCAAAATTTTACCCCTAAAAATCTCAGCTATATTGTATTTGTTTCATCAAACTGACTACCAGGAGTATTGCATACTGTATAATGAGTTAATCTTAAAGGCAAAATTTTTGAATAGccagtaaaattaattttgaaggTTTAATTTTCGAATGTAAAAACTCTGTatttgtgtatgttctattagagtgttttaacaGGTTGAAGTCTGCTACATGTGAATATTGTCACTTAACAAGGTGTTACTAACTTTATGGTTTACATGATCACAAGTACACCACTTTTCATCAGGTCACTCATAAGCCAATACACTTTTACAGTTTAGTAGTTGACTAGTCcacttcacacacacatacagtgaaaCTCATTAATAGCACTACCTGTGGGGCCAAACAATGTGGcctcaataatgaggtggtcttactgAAGTGTACACCTTAGTTATAtcagtggcgtaactaaacccGGGCCTACCCGAGCCTAGGCCTGGGTGTCaccaaacttttttttttttttaattttataaatAATTACCAATGAATAAAAGAAAGTAactgtgggcagagaggcaaactctgcccaatccagCCAATTATTCCTCTACTCTGCCTGTCCACAACAGACAACACTTCCAGCACTCATTGTACTCAGCAACGGCGTAACAAAGGGGGGGGAGACACGCTCAGTTTTTCCACGTGCCAGCTTCTTCAGTGCTAGTCTCTTCAACACTTCTATTCACTCCGTTTAGCGAACGTGTGATGCAACAGTTGACAAAAGGATCGTCCGTGCTTGAGATAACAAGTAACGAAAATATTAGTTACTAATTATGGTTCTATTtttactcacgtgatagtggATTTAAACAAAGGCAGTTGACCTTCTGTAATTGAGGCTTGAGATAACACTGATAAACTGCACTACAGTACGAGGCGATGAATTGTTGAAAGAGTTGGTCTGCTATATATTAGAGTAGAGGGATTACTCGGAAATAGACATAAGGAGTCAAACTGGAATCTGGAGTGGTATAATTCAGTAATTTCAGTGGACAAAATCAGTGTGGCCAGGAGTATATAACGTAAATAGCTATAATGCATTATAATATACTGCCAGTGATGTACAGCTCTACTTGATCATGGACGAATATGTTGGAGTACAGTCAGTGAGACACGTGAGAGTGAGATGAAGCTCAGTCTGCGGTGATAACATTAGATAGTAATTTGTAATAAAGCAGCTACTTAGATATGATAAGTTAGCTAATactacaccgtatgttggctagcccatcattgggtcattagcctttttgtaCGATCATGACATTAAGTGTTCCGTGTGAGGTGTGTGTCACCCCATCACCTTCTggttagctacgccactgattgcAGTAGGCCCTGGTGTCAGTCTGGTTCTAGTTACGCCACTTATTGAAGTATACACCTTAGTTATATATATTGGGACCTACCAGAGGTGTGTAATAGTGTTCTGTATCACCatcaaagttaaaaaaaaattttttttacaaccTGTTTCATGAATCCTGACACCTTACGAAAACAAACTGATTTATAGaagaacacacaacacacacaaacacaaaaaagcaaagcctttagCTGCCTGTGGTGTGGTCACATCTACCTAGTGAACCAACACTAGTGTTGGGTGATTAGTTGATTATTCAATTAATCTAGATATTTGTCACAAATCCATTGTACATCTTGTCATGTAGCCAACATTGATTTCTTTAATTTGTACAGCTGGGGTGCCAACAACTTAATTTgtctactacagtggaacctgtctataatggtcaccttgggaccagatatatctggcctttatatacaggtggctgttatagagaaaacctgtataaggtggtcagcagcattttagtggctatggccgttataaatgagtgattattattaagaggctcgcgccaactgCAATGCAGTAATactttagtacagaaaggacaaggtgagcttgttatgaatgttggttatagctattgaatacatttaagcaatgaagcctgatagattatatagtattcattgaaaggcaggaagcgTGATAATTGTacattaattgaaacggtgccgtagtgccagacagttggcttaacaagccaccataaaaggtagcgaccactatatgaaggagaaagttatgtatacagtgattcataggcgaattcttggttggccgttatacgcgttagacaggtgaccgcttaatgcagacaacaatgcatacatttgtatgggaaaatatttgggacctcgtgtccatggccgttatgcagaggtgaccgcttaatccaggtgaccgtaacacaggtttcactgtagtagtTTTCACATTGTAATGCTGAACCAGTGGCAGGTGTGATGGCTGGTACTCAGGGTGTGGCAGGTGTAAAGGTCAGGAAGGAGTGAGCATGGCAGGTGAAATGGCCAGTAGTAAGTTTGTGGCAGGTGAAATGGCCTGTAGCGAAGATGAGCGTGATGGAGACAGTGCTACCAGATCTATGAGTAATCCtgttaatttaattttaaagcCAGGGAAAACTAAATTACCTGCCTGGACCTATTTTCGTTTTGTTCTGGTGGTGGTAGTAAGCCAAAGGATCTACAGAAGCCTGATCTTATTTAGTGTTTCTGGAAACATTTTTACAGATAAATAATCTTTGGCTAAACTCTGAGGTCAACATGTTCACTATTTTAGCTACTATtgtattatacatactgtatttaccATATTACAACTATCACTTACATATTGTTACAAATATCAAGATTAAATCGAAAATCTAGATTACTTGGTTTCAAATACTAAAAATGCAATATCACCCAACACTAGGacacctgtgcgctactcaggtgTTAGGAGTCTACACAGATAAATTCTCCTGGGGCAAGGCTAgaagctgtaccatgtctcacaggtgaaggtgtgcaCAATCACATACAAGTGGTATCTGCAGAACTGGGAATAACTGTGCAAGTATGGAGTAATTATAAAAGTGAAGAAAAAGTTGCACATCATCAACACAAACTTACATAAGTTTCTTTACATTCTCAATAAGAGTTACAACCTGAGTAGGAGATAGCCAGAAGATGTGTTTGATCCATCTGGATGTCGTTATTCTACACCTATTCCATTAGGATGACTGTCCATTGTTACAGGACGGATTAGACAGAGCACGATGACGACCAAACGACTTAATAACTCTTATTATTTGGACTCTCCACGCATGCGCATTGTACAGACATATATTAATTCTAATATAACACTCCCCCCCTACAAAAAGGATGATGCCTGTGACTTACAAGAACAAAAGTGAAATGACCAATAAAACCTAATAAATACAACATGGGAGTGAATGCACAGGAGTCCAGTTCAACTAAACAGTGGCTCTTGACAGAGCATCAGCGATTACATTATCACGCCCTTTTATATGGCGGATCTTTAAATTGTATTCTTGAAACGCAAGACTCCACCGGAGTAGTCTCTGGTTCTTGTTTTTCATTTTCTCAATGAACACAAGAGGATTGTGGTCAGTATAAACTTCAACTGGAGCTATGGTGGTGCCCAAATGCACATCGAAATGTTGTAACGCTAATAAAAGAGCCAATGTCTCTTTCTCTGTGGTCGAATAATTAACTTGGTGTTTGTTAAACTTGTACGAAAAGTAACATACTGGGTGATCAATGCTACAACATCCTTCTTGTAATAAAACTGCACCAATGCCAATGTCACTGGCGTCAACTTGAAGTTTAAAAGGCTTCTTAAAATCAGGGGCCTTTAACACAGGTGCAGACAACAACAAAGATTTAATCTTCTCAAAAGCATGCTGACATTCTGTACTCCATACAAACTTCTTCTGTTTCTGCAGTAAAGTGGTAAGTGGTTCAGCAATGGTGGAGAAGTTATAGCAGAACTTGCGGTAGTATCCCGCCATTCCTAAGAACCGCATTATTTCACGCTTGTCTACTGGGGTAGGGAATTTCAAAATGGCCTCTACTTTCGATACTACCGGAGCAACTTCTCCCTGGCCAACGATGTGCCCCAAAAACTTAACTCGTGCTCTACAGAACTCACTCTTGGACAGATTGACTGTAAGGTGAGCACCCCGCAACCTGCTAAAGAACTTCTGCAATAACTGTATATGATCTTCCCAGCTGTCACTATATATCACCAGGTCATCTATATAAGCATCACAGCCCTCCAGCCCATGAATTACACCATTCACCATTCGCTGGAAGGTGGCTGGTGCATTTTTCATGCCAAAGGGCATGACACAGTATTGGAATAAACCGTCCGGGGTTGCAAACGCTGACAACTCTTGAGCTCGCCTGGTTAATGGCACTTGCCAGTACCCCTTCAGTAAATCAAATGTGCTAACATATTTAGCATGACCAATTCTGTCAATACAGTCATCCACCCTGGGAATTGGGTAGGAATCCGTCTTAGAAACTCCATTCAACTTACGAAAGTCAGTGCAAAATCTACATGTGCCATCCGACTTTGGCACGAGAACGCAAGGAGAGCTCCACTGACTTTGGCTAGGCTCAATAATTCCATTTCGTAGCATATACTCTATTTCATTCCTCATTAATTTTAACTTCACTGGGTTAACCCTGTAAGGGTGCTGCTTAATAGGGGATGTTTCTCCCACATCAACATCATGTACTGTAACTGTGGTCTTCCCTGGTACATCAGGAAACAAATCAGTAAACTCACATATCAGCTTCGTTAACACCTCCTTTTCCTGTAGTGGCAAGTGGCTCAGCTTCTGCTCTAAATTCAACAGCACATCCGAATTCTTCAACCTTAGGCTCCTTCCTATCTCCTCATCCTCCAGTGTCCTATCATTCAGCTCCTTCTTACCAACACTAACACAATTCGAAACAACAGACACTGGATTGTTGTTACCTTCTCTACCATGGTATGGCTTGAGCATGTTCACATGACATAGTCTCTTCTCCTTCCGCCGGCCAGGAGTCTGAATCAAATAGTCAACATCGTTCACCTTCTGTTCTACGGTGTACGGACCACAATAACGTGCCTGTAATGGCTGACCATGTATAGGTAGGAGGACTAGTACTTGATCTCCTGGTTGAAAGGTGCGGGATCTGGCTTTTTTGTCATACCACTGTTTCATTCGACTCTGTGAGGATCTCAAGTTTTTCTGTGCTAACTTATTAGCCACCTTAAGTCTCTCGCGCACATCAGTAATGTGTGTGATAACACTGTGTGACGAATCATTGTCACTGTTTAGCCAAGATTCCTTAAGCAGTTTAAGCGGACCTCGAGGGAGATGACCAAAAACTAATTCAAATGGGGAAAACCCTAAGGATTCCTGTGCTGACTCTCTGGCTGCAAACAACAGCAAAGGGATACCCTCATCCCAGTCATGCTTCTGTGTCATACAATAGGCTCTCATCATTGACTTCAAGGTTTGGTGAAACCTTTCCAGTGCCCCCTGGCTTTGTGGGTGATATGCTGTGGATTTGACTTGGTGAATACCCAGTTGGACCATAACACTCTGGAACAACCCAGACATAAAGTTAGACCCTTGGTCTGACTGCACCACTTTCGGAAGCCCTACAAATGTAAAGAATTTTATTAAAGCCTTTACAATCTTATCTGCTTTAATATTACGCAACGGAATGGCTTCCGGGAACCGAGTTGAAGCACACATAATGGTAAGGAGGTATTGATTTCCTGCACGAGTCTTGGGCAACGGCCCCACACAATCCACAATAATACGACTAAAGGGTTCTTCCATAGCGGGTATAGGAATAAGGGGAGACACTGATGGGTGCTGATTGGGTTTCCCTGTGAGCTGACAGACATGACATGTTTTACAAAACTTCTTAACGTCACCATGCAACCCAGGCCAATAGAAGTGACCTAACACTTTACGATACGTTTTCGCAATACCAAGGTGACCTGCTAAAGGTGTATCGTGAGCCAAAACTAAAATGTCTTTCCTATAGGGTGGTGGGACCACAACCTGGTAAACCACACTCCATTCGTTAGATGCCGGAACATTCGGCGGTCGCCACTTCCTCATCACAACATTACCACTATTCAAAAAATAACAAACTGGAACTTTCTCCGCTTCTCTCTCACTTAATGCCCCCTTCTTAATGTTCATAATCTCAAAGTCTCTCTCTTGCTCTGCAACTAACCTCGAGGGAGACAACCCTAGTGGGTGATTACAACCTGGTTGACTGTTCATTTCTGGCACACCGTGTGAGGAAGGGGTTCCAGAATTAATAACCACTGACTCTTCTCTACAGCCATTGGAAAATTCCTCTGGTCTGTTGTTCTCATCCGCAGCCTTCTCAGCCGCTTTTGCCATTGCTCGGGTTACAGCACATGAAGGAAAGAAGCAACTGAATTGCTCTTCTTCTGTAATTGAACAAGGAACCTCCGACACTCGTGGTTCACCTGTGACCTTGTCCCCCGCCAAATCATTGCCCAGTATCATTGACACTCCTTTAACAGGTAGGGAGGGGCGTAAACCTACAGCAACAACACCTGAAACTATGTCAGACTGTAGGCTAACCACATGTAAGGGTACACTGATAACTCCCATCTCTACTCCTTGCAATAGCACACTAATTCCAGCTGAGGTCTGGTCAGAAAATGGTAACACACTGTCCAACAATAGTGACTGTGTGGCTCCAGTGTCCCTTAACACATTAATTGGAACTTTCTTGGTACCTCCCTCCAAACACACAAACCCTCTCGACACAAACGGTAACAATACCTCATCTGCTGTACCTCCTACAGACTCTGATGTTCCTTGATTCCTGGTTTCATTAACTGAATCAGTTACGTCCACCATCTTCGGTATAATTAGTGAATCAGATTCTACTCTGTGATTCTTCCTCTCCAAGGCTCTACATTCCGACATCACATGACCCTTTTTCTTACAGTAGTAGCAGGTTGGGCCCGTTGTGAACCGTTGACTACGTCGCACTGGAGGATCACTCGCACGGCCAGAAGCTTGAGAACCACCACCACCAGACAGAGGGTTACTAGAGTATCCTCTGTTACCAGCATGAGGTGGTAAGTCTCGAGACTGGTGTCTGAACACAGGCTTATGGGTCAAGGTATAATCATCAGCCAGTACCGCGGCTTGGTGAAGGTTTTCACCTTTCTGTTCATCTATATAAGTTTTCAGTTCTGTAGGCAGGCAATTCTTGAATTCCTCAACCAGTACCAGCTGGCGTAACTGAACATAGTTCTTATCAACATTCTTAGATAGACACCATCGGTCGAACAACATTCTTTTTCCCTTCCAAACTCTACGTAGGTTTGTTTATCTGTTTTCTTAGAGTCTCTAAATCGTTGCCGATAGGCTTCCGGGACCAGCTCGTAGGCTTTCAAAATACTTGTCTTCACAGTTTCATATTCAGAGCTCTCCTCTATTGACAAAGCTGAATAAACAGCTCGGGCCTTTCCCACGAGGCCACTTTGTAGGAGCAGCGTCCATGAATCTTTCGGCCACTTTAAACTCTGTGCCACCTTctcaaaatgtagaaaaaacTTATCTACCTCCGTTTCAGAAAAGCTAGGGACAAATTTCATATGTCTGCTTACATCAAAAATATCTCTGCTGCCTGTTTTCCGTGAACTAGTTGGGGGTGACACTGCCGCCGATTTCGACACTTCTAGCTCCTTCAGTCTCAATTGGACTTCCAACTCTTTCTCCCTCAGTTGTAACTCTTTTACTTTCAGCTCCGCTTCTCTTTCCTTAGCTCTCGCTTCTAATTCCAACCGACGAATTGCTATGGCGGACGGCTCTTCTATCTCGTCATCCGAAATAAGTTCTTCTTCGTGTAAATACTTTACAATAATCTGCCGAATCTCACCCTTCTTCGCGCCATTCGCAACAGTAAGTTTGTAGTGTCCCGCCAATTGCGTCAGCTCTGCTCGTTTCAACTTCGACAACACAGTAAGTGATGGCTCCTTAACGAATGATTCAATGTCCAGAGACATCCCAGTACAATCACAATGTTTGTAGAAAATTGGTCCCAATTAGTGCTCACTACCAAATAAATGCAGCACCTTTCCTCGACGAGTCCTGCCACGAAAACAACAAGGAAACAACAAGGTCGCTTATTAACAAATGATCGTCACCTTATCAGGTACCATTAACCCGGTACCAAGGATTAAGGCTTAGCGGTTTTCGAACCGCAGGAAGAGATACAGCACCAAACACTCGAAGACCACAGGAACAGTCGATTAACAAGTATCTCTCCTTTTCTGctcccggacaagcccccaaatCTGTTACAGGACGGATTAGACAGAGCACGATGACGACCAAACGACTTAATAACTCTTATTATTTGGACTCTCCACGCATGCGCATTGTACAGACATATATTAATTCTAATATAACACCATAATTATCTCTCTCCTTGTTCTTCAGCTCTAGCACTGTAAAATGAACACAGTGTTAGACATGCCCTGAGGACAACAGGTAGTAATTAGTTATAACACAGAATAACTAACAGAACACAATGTTGACACTACACAAATGCAACCACAATGTCACTCGTTGAAAGAATTAGTGACTGGTACAGACAGGTATTCCTGTATAGTGACACTACCTCAATTACAAAtgggaccaaaaaaaaagaGCCTCTGTAATGATTCCATCTGATCAGTGAGGTCATGAGGTACAAATAATGGTTTACATTCAAGTTGAAATATGATCACTGAAACAGCTCAACCACCATTAGGCCACAATAattgtgtatgttctattagagtgttttgtgaaCAATTGTGTATGACCACAAAGTTAATATTTTTACTAGTAcacattagtgttgcaccgataatcggtatcgggccgatattggctactagccgattaatcggttttgattaaatcaaggccgatgttaatctccactgtgctgtgtagtataatgatgtgggggaggctagacataagttatttggcattttaattaagttatgtgttaatggtttagccgtgactacaagccatgcccataataaactgtcagggtttaggccatgcccaacaataaactgaggtttttaggtttctatgtagtaccagccacttgtctcaactgtatagcagtagtaaaatgtacttaaaacctgtttaccatgagtaacttttacttgtggtatacatctaactttacattttaggctagaatgagctgtatatcaatggttatgtcactaatatgagccatttaataatgatgaggatgagtgttagtgttattggtgtatatcggatcggttatcggtatcggctaattctgttgcttaatatcggttatcggaataatcggctaatttggatatcggtgcaacactagtacaCATAAATGTTAACCTATCTTTGTGTTCATACAATTTGTATATTAGCAGACtttacaaaatcaataaaacTCTACACCTTGCAAAAATAATCCAGTACACAAACACCACACACATCACATGTATTACATAGGGatacagacacactacacacaaacatacacacatatttaCATGTAGGTAGTAGTACACATACTAAGGTTATAATCACATGACAATATACAGAGCACATCACAACCTAATAAGGAAGTGTAATACCTAAAATGGTAGAAACTGCCTGTCAAAACAAGATGTTTTGGTAAACCAAAATATGCTGGATTGTTTACTGATCTGTAAACCTCAAAGTTCATCTTCACACACCCTTCATGTCTCCAATTGCATGATCTGTCATAATATGGTCACATTTTTGCAAGTGATAGATTAAAGGTGAACAGCCTAATTTCATACACACTGAAGACAAGTTACATGGTACTGAAGGAAGGAGGGAATCCATACCAGCAAAACATAGTTCAGATAAGATAATTTATTAAAAGCTTGATAATTTCTGCAGGTAATTCCTGCAATTCACAAGGTGGATGTGCTATGATATCTGGTCTCTGTACAACCATCTACACATTCAGAGCCACCGCAAGAGTTAGGAGAGTAGACACTCTGACTCAGTCAACAATGCAGATGATTTGCAGTTACATGGAAGCCAGCCTTTACAtgtatcacaacttggtcaacACCACTGGACTTAAATAAGAGCCTCTATTACTTGTAATTATAATATTtaagcagggagtccactcagcTTATGCTGATTGTCAGCCTAAGCAACCTACACAGCAATTGGCACCTCACGAGGTGCCTCAGCAACTGGACAGGGCACCATGAACACACATAACCGCAGATCTCTGTCTTCAGAGAAAAGTTTAATTTACATCTCAACCATCCCATCACAACTCCACGAGAAACACCACGCTTAACACACAAGAGGTTGGCCAATTCTCTCATGGCAGCATCACCCAAAATGATGTACAATGAACGGCACACAACGCAGAACTTATTTCTGGTGtcatgttgttattgttattatctactttaccagttaggcactggagggtgtacacagaaggcagagcctgttcgaggtgtttacccatagcctaggagcctaagcgaaaatctttgagctaaatatcctaaagtgaaacgggacaaatacctagaaggggtgaaaaaaagccaaccccatcgtgacttgatgtGCATATTGGAACAACACATGATCATCAATCACAGAAGGAAGGGCATATTCTTAGAATCACAAACAGCAAAGGCCAGTGAGGCATTGCCTTGAGTACAATATCCTCTCCCATGATAAAAACTGTAAACTAATCCTCTACGCTTAGGAGCTAGGCGATAGACTATACTCCTATATTAAAACATACTTTGCTGAGTACACTGAGAAAAGCAGTCCTGGAGGAGGAGAAATCGGTGGTAACTTTATCATTTAAAACCCAGCAGCCCCTGCAGCAGTACCGAGATCTGTAGACGTCGTCATAGATACATGAAtaagtgattgtgggttggagTTGTGACTCTAGATCTCCTTCGAtcgtagtctcgcggcgcccgaccctgagctctggaatgtttattggatgacgttttacgtgttacgtaagtgcactgtt comes from Dysidea avara chromosome 4, odDysAvar1.4, whole genome shotgun sequence and encodes:
- the LOC136252553 gene encoding uncharacterized protein gives rise to the protein MLFDRWCLSKNVDKNYVQLRQLVLVEEFKNCLPTELKTYIDEQKGENLHQAAVLADDYTLTHKPVFRHQSRDLPPHAGNRGYSSNPLSGGGGSQASGRASDPPVRRSQRFTTGPTCYYCKKKGHVMSECRALERKNHRVESDSLIIPKMVDVTDSVNETRNQGTSESVGGTADEVLLPFVSRGFVCLEGGTKKVPINVLRDTGATQSLLLDSVLPFSDQTSAGISVLLQGVEMGVISVPLHVVSLQSDIVSGVVAVGLRPSLPVKGVSMILGNDLAGDKVTGEPRVSEVPCSITEEEQFSCFFPSCAVTRAMAKAAEKAADENNRPEEFSNGCREESVVINSGTPSSHGVPEMNSQPGCNHPLGLSPSRLVAEQERDFEIMNIKKGALSEREAEKVPVCYFLNSGNVVMRKWRPPNVPASNEWSVVYQVVVPPPYRKDILVLAHDTPLAGHLGIAKTYRKVLGHFYWPGLHGDVKKFCKTCHVCQLTGKPNQHPSVSPLIPIPAMEEPFSRIIVDCVGPLPKTRAGNQYLLTIMCASTRFPEAIPLRNIKADKIVKALIKFFTFVGLPKVVQSDQGSNFMSGLFQSVMVQLGIHQVKSTAYHPQSQGALERFHQTLKSMMRAYCMTQKHDWDEGIPLLLFAARESAQESLGFSPFELVFGHLPRGPLKLLKESWLNSDNDSSHSVITHITDVRERLKVANKLAQKNLRSSQSRMKQWYDKKARSRTFQPGDQVLVLLPIHGQPLQARYCGPYTVEQKVNDVDYLIQTPGRRKEKRLCHVNMLKPYHGREGNNNPVSVVSNCVSVGKKELNDRTLEDEEIGRSLRLKNSDVLLNLEQKLSHLPLQEKEVLTKLICEFTDLFPDVPGKTTVTVHDVDVGETSPIKQHPYRVNPVKLKLMRNEIEYMLRNGIIEPSQSQWSSPCVLVPKSDGTCRFCTDFRKLNGVSKTDSYPIPRVDDCIDRIGHAKYVSTFDLLKGYWQVPLTRRAQELSAFATPDGLFQYCVMPFGMKNAPATFQRMVNGVIHGLEGCDAYIDDLVIYSDSWEDHIQLLQKFFSRLRGAHLTVNLSKSEFCRARVKFLGHIVGQGEVAPVVSKVEAILKFPTPVDKREIMRFLGMAGYYRKFCYNFSTIAEPLTTLLQKQKKFVWSTECQHAFEKIKSLLLSAPVLKAPDFKKPFKLQVDASDIGIGAVLLQEGCCSIDHPVCYFSYKFNKHQVNYSTTEKETLALLLALQHFDVHLGTTIAPVEVYTDHNPLVFIEKMKNKNQRLLRWSLAFQEYNLKIRHIKGRDNVIADALSRATV